One genomic segment of [Phormidium] sp. ETS-05 includes these proteins:
- a CDS encoding type II toxin-antitoxin system RelE/ParE family toxin encodes MFLVEQAEQLSEISNLKKLKGSTDYYRMRVGDYRIGIKVNDGVVSFVRILHRKEIYRYFP; translated from the coding sequence ATTTTCCTGGTTGAGCAGGCAGAACAATTAAGTGAAATTAGCAATCTTAAAAAATTAAAAGGCTCGACAGACTACTATCGCATGAGAGTGGGGGACTACCGAATTGGTATCAAAGTTAATGATGGTGTGGTCTCCTTCGTCAGGATACTACACCGGAAAGAGATTTACAGATACTTTCCGTAA
- a CDS encoding AccI family restriction endonuclease, whose protein sequence is MNQCHLIRQQIISGELRELLEPKNQTIYELILNATDETFKELDFRQPSWSSTEELKKLTKLLKELKENIKILHKRDYLRITPKMEDIALVNRWIQKYNVQHFYLQVFFDKAYVISFKDILELVANDDNEGNNFSIERDIKNQEKTTIKVNVKVGKEVLGKIDMPDHKSAMKELDRGRLLFYVTFEGGKGYLDRDIFLQDIINA, encoded by the coding sequence ATAAATCAATGTCACCTGATTCGCCAGCAAATCATTTCTGGAGAACTACGCGAGCTACTGGAACCAAAAAATCAAACCATTTACGAACTGATTTTAAATGCTACAGATGAAACTTTTAAGGAATTAGACTTTAGGCAGCCCTCTTGGTCATCCACTGAAGAACTAAAAAAACTCACAAAACTGCTAAAAGAGTTAAAAGAAAATATCAAAATCTTGCACAAACGCGATTATCTAAGAATCACACCAAAAATGGAAGATATCGCGTTGGTAAATAGATGGATCCAAAAATATAATGTCCAACATTTTTATTTACAGGTGTTTTTTGATAAAGCCTATGTAATTTCTTTTAAAGACATTCTGGAACTGGTGGCTAATGATGATAACGAGGGGAATAACTTTTCCATTGAAAGAGATATAAAAAATCAGGAAAAAACTACAATCAAGGTAAATGTTAAGGTGGGCAAAGAGGTTTTGGGCAAGATTGATATGCCAGACCATAAATCAGCGATGAAAGAATTGGATAGAGGTCGTTTGCTTTTTTATGTCACTTTCGAGGGTGGCAAAGGGTATCTGGATCGAGATATATTTTTACAGGATATTATCAATGCGTGA
- a CDS encoding type II toxin-antitoxin system VapC family toxin, giving the protein MRETVYIETSIIGYLTARSSKNLIIAANIEITRDWWENCHHNFNLYISQIVVDEISRGDIEMVNQRLEVIRDYPLLEVTEAVDDLASEFMAKTNLPPKAADDAIHIAVATVNNLDYLLTWNCQHIANAQIQKNLGKYALT; this is encoded by the coding sequence GTGAGAGAAACTGTCTATATCGAAACCAGCATTATTGGCTATCTAACTGCTAGATCGAGCAAAAATCTGATTATTGCTGCCAATATAGAGATCACCAGAGATTGGTGGGAGAATTGCCACCATAATTTCAACCTGTACATTTCACAGATCGTTGTGGATGAAATCTCCAGAGGAGATATAGAAATGGTGAATCAACGCCTTGAAGTCATCCGTGATTATCCTCTCCTTGAGGTGACTGAAGCTGTGGATGATTTGGCATCAGAATTTATGGCAAAAACTAATCTCCCCCCAAAGGCTGCGGATGATGCAATCCACATAGCCGTAGCAACCGTTAACAATCTCGATTATCTATTAACCTGGAATTGTCAACATATTGCTAATGCTCAAATTCAAAAAAACTTGGGAAAATATGCTCTAACTTAG
- a CDS encoding Imm1 family immunity protein, with protein MFVSDLSVEKWVGNQNQGTLIENPTWQQIESAISELNGNSQTLVTLGADEESYMSIGGGAGNYIVNVTFDGMTFYNLVDHSQPEKIEKLTIGGQLGNYSAKLCVDLQAALLVAKTFAQSGTLEESVNWEDLQSLTMVG; from the coding sequence ATGTTTGTCTCAGACTTATCAGTGGAAAAATGGGTTGGCAATCAAAATCAAGGCACTTTGATCGAAAACCCAACTTGGCAACAAATAGAATCAGCGATCAGCGAATTAAACGGCAACAGTCAAACTTTAGTAACCTTGGGTGCTGATGAAGAATCTTACATGAGTATTGGTGGCGGCGCCGGTAACTATATTGTTAATGTCACTTTCGATGGCATGACTTTCTATAACTTAGTCGATCACTCCCAACCAGAAAAGATAGAGAAACTGACGATCGGCGGACAATTGGGAAATTATTCAGCTAAACTCTGCGTTGACTTACAAGCCGCTTTGTTAGTCGCTAAAACTTTTGCCCAATCCGGGACACTTGAGGAGTCAGTGAATTGGGAAGATTTGCAGTCATTAACGATGGTGGGATAA
- a CDS encoding class I SAM-dependent DNA methyltransferase, protein MREGEYILETPLGYRKDYGQFFTPSPVARFMAEWVMADDPSSILDPAFGLGIFYDEIKKINPNSNFQFTGYEIDLRILDFVGLNGRERNLKIINDDYLQAERASYDAIICNPPYMRFQKFITRHDVLPKIEQQIGQNLVGYSNIASVFLVKAINELKRNGRLAFIMPFEFFNAGYGENIKKTLLEKFLLKQIIVFANEKDIFPDVTTTVCVLICQNDGHADAIKITRITNNEEINQISRIGDFYQFQVNSSDLPCYSKWTPIISAFFSPNQLPVDFCQLSFYGAFTRGIATGANDFFALRKSTIEGWNLPEDNLCKCLTKSQQVKTAIFTEGDFLRLYHADQPVYCLDVKDRKNPRIINYLKTGEKLGYHQRYLTKTRSHWYKIERRNPAPILFGVFSRGRLKVIRNLTTAINFTCFHCFYPNIFGEPLINKLFVYLLSDMGQNILKANKRSYGGNLDKFEPGDLNDSLCPNQTQFALIEEREALGVIELAAMDEKLAIDASNLLMERILNG, encoded by the coding sequence ATGCGTGAAGGTGAATACATTTTAGAGACTCCCCTGGGCTACAGAAAAGATTATGGCCAGTTTTTTACGCCTTCTCCGGTGGCACGTTTTATGGCTGAATGGGTTATGGCGGATGACCCAAGTTCCATATTAGATCCGGCGTTTGGTCTGGGGATATTTTATGATGAAATTAAAAAAATTAACCCTAACAGCAATTTTCAATTTACGGGATATGAAATTGATCTACGTATTTTGGATTTTGTTGGGCTTAATGGAAGAGAAAGAAATCTGAAAATAATTAATGATGACTATCTGCAAGCAGAGCGGGCTAGTTATGATGCGATTATTTGCAATCCTCCCTATATGAGGTTTCAGAAATTTATTACCAGACATGATGTCCTGCCGAAAATTGAGCAGCAAATAGGCCAAAACCTGGTGGGGTATTCTAATATTGCTTCTGTATTTCTTGTCAAAGCAATTAATGAACTGAAGCGCAATGGCAGGCTGGCTTTTATTATGCCATTTGAGTTTTTTAATGCTGGTTATGGCGAAAATATTAAAAAAACTCTGTTGGAGAAATTTTTACTCAAACAAATTATCGTTTTTGCCAATGAAAAAGATATTTTTCCTGATGTAACTACAACTGTTTGCGTGCTGATTTGTCAAAATGACGGCCATGCAGATGCGATAAAAATTACCCGCATCACCAATAACGAAGAAATTAATCAAATTTCCAGGATTGGTGATTTTTATCAATTCCAAGTAAATTCATCTGATTTACCGTGTTACTCCAAATGGACGCCTATAATTTCGGCATTTTTCTCCCCAAACCAACTTCCAGTTGATTTTTGTCAATTGTCTTTTTATGGTGCATTTACGAGGGGTATAGCCACGGGAGCTAATGATTTTTTTGCTTTGAGAAAATCAACTATTGAGGGGTGGAATTTACCTGAAGATAATTTATGCAAATGTCTGACAAAAAGCCAGCAAGTAAAAACAGCTATTTTTACGGAGGGGGATTTTTTGCGGCTTTATCATGCAGACCAACCAGTTTACTGCTTAGATGTTAAAGACAGGAAAAATCCGCGAATTATCAATTATCTAAAAACTGGAGAAAAATTAGGGTATCACCAAAGATATCTGACAAAAACCAGAAGCCATTGGTACAAAATAGAGCGACGAAATCCAGCGCCAATTTTGTTTGGGGTTTTTAGCAGAGGACGATTAAAGGTCATCAGGAACCTGACCACGGCAATTAATTTTACTTGCTTTCATTGTTTTTATCCGAACATATTTGGTGAGCCATTAATTAATAAGTTGTTTGTTTATCTACTGAGTGATATGGGGCAAAATATATTAAAAGCGAATAAAAGAAGTTATGGAGGCAATTTGGACAAATTTGAGCCAGGGGACCTCAACGATAGTTTGTGTCCCAACCAAACTCAATTTGCCTTAATTGAGGAGAGGGAGGCACTTGGGGTTATCGAGTTGGCGGCAATGGATGAAAAATTAGCCATTGACGCGAGCAACTTGTTGATGGAAAGAATTTTAAATGGATAA